The Bacillus vallismortis genome window below encodes:
- the trxA gene encoding thioredoxin gives MAIVKATDQSFPAETSEGVVLADFWAPWCGPCKMIAPVLEELDQEMGDKLKIVKIDVDENQETAGKYGVMSIPTLLVLKDGEVVETSVGFKPKEALQELVNKHL, from the coding sequence ATGGCTATCGTAAAAGCAACTGATCAATCTTTCCCAGCTGAAACAAGCGAAGGCGTCGTACTGGCTGACTTCTGGGCTCCTTGGTGCGGACCTTGTAAAATGATTGCGCCTGTTCTTGAAGAACTGGATCAAGAAATGGGAGACAAACTGAAAATCGTAAAAATCGATGTGGATGAAAACCAAGAAACAGCCGGAAAATACGGCGTTATGAGCATCCCGACACTTCTTGTGTTAAAAGACGGAGAAGTTGTTGAAACTTCTGTCGGCTTCAAACCGAAAGAAGCGCTTCAAGAGCTTGTAAACAAACATCTTTAA
- the abfB gene encoding alpha-L-arabinofuranosidase AbfB, with translation MSKHQAVIQTDIVKGTINKNIYGHFAEHLGRGIYEGIWVGSDSSIPNINGIRKDVLEALKQLHIPVLRWPGGCFADEYHWANGVGDRKTMLNTHWGGTVESNEFGTHEFMMLCELLECEPYICGNVGSGTVQEMEEWIEYMTFDAGTPMSDWRIQNGREEPWKLKYFGVGNENWGCGGNMHPEYYADLYRRFQTYVRNYSGNEIYKIAGGANVDDFNWTDVLMKKAAGLMDGLSLHYYTIPGDFWKGKGSATEFTEDEWFITMKKAKYIDELIQKHGTIMDRYDPEQRVGLIIDEWGTWFDPEPGTNPGFLYQQNTIRDALVAASHFHIFHQHCRRVQMTNIAQTVNVLQAMILTEGERMLLTPTYHVFDMFKVHQNASLLDTETTSAAYEWKGETLPQISISATKHAEGDINITICNIDHQNKAEAEIELRGLNKTTDHSGFILTAEKMNAHNTFDDPHHVKPESFSRYTLNKNKLKVKLPPMSVVLLTLRADS, from the coding sequence ATGTCTAAACATCAAGCAGTGATCCAGACAGATATTGTAAAAGGAACCATTAACAAAAATATATACGGTCATTTTGCGGAGCATTTAGGAAGAGGGATTTATGAGGGGATTTGGGTCGGATCGGACTCAAGCATTCCCAATATAAACGGAATACGAAAGGATGTGCTGGAAGCGCTCAAGCAGCTTCACATTCCCGTCCTCAGATGGCCGGGCGGGTGTTTTGCGGACGAATACCATTGGGCAAACGGTGTCGGTGACCGAAAGACGATGCTTAACACGCACTGGGGCGGAACAGTTGAATCAAATGAATTCGGAACGCATGAATTTATGATGCTTTGCGAGCTGCTTGAATGCGAGCCTTATATTTGCGGAAATGTCGGAAGCGGAACCGTTCAGGAAATGGAGGAATGGATCGAGTATATGACGTTTGATGCAGGCACGCCGATGTCAGACTGGAGAATACAAAATGGAAGAGAGGAGCCCTGGAAGCTGAAATATTTCGGTGTGGGCAATGAAAACTGGGGTTGCGGCGGAAACATGCACCCTGAATACTATGCTGATCTGTACCGACGTTTTCAAACCTATGTCCGCAATTACAGCGGCAATGAAATCTATAAAATTGCAGGCGGTGCAAATGTAGATGACTTTAATTGGACGGACGTGCTCATGAAAAAAGCCGCCGGCCTGATGGACGGATTGAGCCTTCATTATTACACGATTCCGGGTGATTTCTGGAAGGGCAAAGGATCAGCGACAGAATTCACGGAGGATGAATGGTTCATTACGATGAAAAAAGCCAAATACATCGATGAATTGATTCAAAAACACGGTACGATTATGGACCGGTACGACCCGGAGCAGCGGGTCGGGCTGATTATTGACGAATGGGGCACGTGGTTTGATCCTGAGCCAGGCACGAACCCTGGATTCCTTTATCAGCAAAACACCATTCGTGATGCACTGGTCGCGGCTTCTCATTTCCACATTTTCCATCAGCATTGCCGCAGGGTGCAAATGACCAACATCGCCCAAACGGTAAACGTTCTTCAAGCGATGATTTTGACTGAGGGAGAGCGGATGCTTTTGACACCGACGTACCATGTATTTGATATGTTTAAGGTACACCAGAATGCTTCTCTTTTAGACACTGAAACAACCTCCGCTGCCTATGAATGGAAGGGGGAAACGCTGCCGCAAATCAGTATTTCAGCAACGAAACATGCGGAAGGTGATATCAATATCACGATTTGCAACATCGACCATCAAAACAAAGCGGAGGCCGAAATTGAGCTGAGAGGTCTTAACAAGACTACGGACCATTCCGGATTCATTCTCACGGCAGAAAAAATGAATGCGCATAACACGTTTGACGATCCTCATCACGTCAAACCGGAATCTTTCAGCCGATATACCCTCAACAAAAACAAACTGAAAGTAAAACTGCCGCCCATGTCGGTCGTCTTACTCACGCTGCGTGCGGATTCTTAA
- the etfA gene encoding electron transfer flavoprotein subunit alpha produces MGKKVIVLGEIRDGELRNVTFEALAAGRTISGDGEVIGVLIGENVQNIAQELIHYGADKVLTAEDPKLKAYTADGYSQVMRVIIDQEKPDSVICGHTAMGKDLSPKLAARLQTSLISDATDVSVTGENVVFTRPIYSGKAFERVISTDPMIFATIRPNNIQASEIDAGRSGSIESVDVSLTDLRTVIQEIVKKTADGVDLSEAKIIVAGGRGVKSKEGFQPLQELAEVLGAAVGASRGACDADYCDYALQIGQTGKVVTPDLYIACGISGAIQHLAGMSNSKVIVAINKDPEADIFKIADYGIIGDLFEVVPLLTEEFKQLNIHS; encoded by the coding sequence ATGGGAAAAAAAGTGATCGTACTCGGAGAAATTCGCGATGGAGAATTGCGGAATGTCACCTTTGAAGCATTAGCTGCAGGAAGAACCATTTCAGGCGATGGAGAAGTCATCGGTGTTCTCATCGGAGAAAATGTACAAAACATTGCACAGGAGCTTATCCATTACGGAGCAGATAAAGTTCTCACAGCCGAGGATCCGAAGCTGAAAGCCTATACGGCAGACGGATACAGCCAGGTCATGAGGGTCATTATTGACCAAGAAAAGCCCGATTCGGTCATATGCGGGCACACGGCAATGGGCAAGGATCTCTCACCAAAACTTGCGGCCCGGCTGCAAACAAGCTTAATTTCTGATGCTACAGATGTAAGCGTTACCGGAGAAAATGTCGTATTCACAAGGCCGATTTACTCGGGAAAAGCATTTGAACGTGTGATTTCAACCGATCCCATGATTTTTGCAACGATTCGTCCCAATAACATTCAAGCTTCAGAAATAGACGCCGGCAGGTCGGGGAGTATTGAAAGCGTTGATGTTTCTCTTACTGACCTCCGCACCGTTATCCAAGAGATCGTGAAAAAAACAGCGGACGGCGTTGATCTCTCCGAAGCCAAAATTATCGTTGCGGGCGGCCGCGGAGTCAAAAGCAAGGAAGGATTTCAGCCGCTGCAGGAGCTTGCCGAGGTGCTGGGAGCCGCAGTCGGAGCCTCTCGCGGGGCGTGCGACGCTGACTATTGCGATTACGCTCTCCAGATCGGACAGACCGGGAAAGTCGTCACCCCGGATTTGTACATCGCCTGCGGCATTTCCGGCGCCATCCAGCATTTAGCCGGCATGTCAAACAGCAAGGTCATTGTCGCCATCAATAAAGATCCTGAAGCCGATATTTTTAAAATAGCGGATTATGGCATCATAGGAGATTTATTTGAAGTGGTTCCATTATTAACTGAGGAATTCAAACAATTAAATATTCACTCGTAA
- the etfB gene encoding electron transfer flavoprotein subunit beta — MNLFVLMKRTFDTEEKIVIEAGKIQDDGAEWIINPYDEYAIEEAIQLKEKHGGTITAVTVGGEEAEKELRTALAMGCDQAVLINIEDDLEEPDQYSISQVLYHYMKDQDFDLILGGNVAIDGGSGQVAPRLAELLDIPCITTITKLEINGTDAEAERDVEGDVEKIKTTLPLLVTAQQGLNEPRYPSLPGIMKAKKKPLEELELDDLDLDEEDAEPKMKTIERFLPPKKEAGKLLQGDPAEQAKELVSLLRSEAKVI; from the coding sequence ATGAATCTATTTGTACTGATGAAACGGACGTTTGACACAGAAGAAAAAATCGTCATTGAAGCAGGAAAGATTCAGGATGACGGAGCGGAATGGATCATTAATCCATACGACGAGTACGCGATAGAAGAAGCCATCCAGCTGAAGGAAAAGCACGGCGGCACGATCACTGCCGTCACTGTCGGCGGTGAAGAAGCGGAAAAGGAATTGCGTACGGCGCTTGCCATGGGATGTGACCAAGCCGTTTTAATCAACATAGAAGATGATCTTGAAGAACCCGACCAATATTCCATTTCTCAAGTTTTATACCACTATATGAAGGATCAAGATTTTGATTTAATTCTCGGCGGAAATGTTGCCATTGACGGAGGATCAGGACAAGTCGCGCCTCGGCTTGCCGAGCTGCTGGATATTCCGTGCATCACTACGATCACCAAACTCGAAATCAATGGCACTGATGCAGAAGCAGAAAGGGACGTCGAAGGGGATGTTGAGAAAATCAAAACCACACTTCCATTGCTTGTCACAGCTCAGCAGGGTTTAAACGAACCGCGTTACCCATCGCTTCCGGGCATTATGAAGGCCAAGAAAAAACCACTTGAAGAGCTAGAGCTTGATGATCTTGATCTTGACGAAGAGGATGCCGAACCAAAAATGAAAACCATTGAACGTTTTCTGCCGCCGAAAAAAGAAGCCGGGAAGCTTCTCCAAGGTGATCCTGCCGAACAGGCAAAAGAGCTCGTCTCATTGCTCCGCAGCGAAGCTAAAGTCATATAA
- a CDS encoding enoyl-CoA hydratase, with amino-acid sequence MNAISLAVDQFVAVLTIHNPPANALSSRILEELSSCLDQCETDAGVRSIIIHGEGRFFSAGADIKEFTSLKGNEDSSELAERGQQLMERIEGFSKPIIAAIHGAALGGGLELAMACHIRIAAEDAKLGLPELNLGIIPGFAGTQRLPRYIGIAKALELIGSGEPISGKEALDLGLVSIGAKDEAEVLEKANALAAKFAQKSPQTLASLLELLYSNKVYSYDGSLKLEAKRFGEAFESEDAKEGIQAFLEKRKPQFKGE; translated from the coding sequence ATGAATGCAATATCACTGGCAGTTGATCAATTTGTGGCAGTTTTGACGATTCACAATCCGCCGGCAAATGCGCTTTCCAGCCGAATTTTAGAAGAGCTCTCCTCCTGTCTAGATCAATGTGAGACAGATGCAGGCGTACGAAGCATTATCATTCACGGTGAGGGAAGATTTTTCTCAGCGGGCGCTGATATTAAAGAATTTACATCGCTAAAAGGCAATGAGGATTCCTCAGAGCTGGCTGAGCGCGGCCAGCAGCTGATGGAAAGAATTGAAGGCTTCTCTAAACCGATTATCGCAGCGATTCACGGTGCTGCACTTGGCGGCGGTCTTGAGCTTGCGATGGCGTGTCATATCAGAATCGCCGCAGAAGATGCCAAGCTGGGGCTCCCGGAACTTAACCTCGGTATCATTCCGGGTTTTGCGGGAACACAGCGTCTTCCGAGATATATAGGTATAGCTAAAGCATTAGAGCTCATTGGATCAGGAGAACCGATATCCGGAAAAGAAGCGCTTGATCTCGGACTTGTTTCAATTGGAGCAAAGGATGAAGCAGAAGTGCTTGAAAAAGCAAATGCGCTTGCCGCTAAGTTTGCGCAAAAAAGCCCGCAAACGCTGGCATCTCTGCTTGAGCTTCTTTATTCAAACAAGGTTTATTCCTATGATGGCAGCTTAAAGCTTGAAGCAAAGCGGTTTGGAGAAGCATTTGAGTCAGAGGACGCCAAAGAAGGCATCCAGGCATTTCTCGAAAAAAGAAAGCCTCAGTTCAAAGGCGAATAA
- the fadR gene encoding fatty acid metabolism transcriptional regulator FadR → MKQKRPKYMQIIDAAVEVIAENGYHQSQVSKIAKQAGVADGTIYLYFKNKEDILISLFKEKMGQFIERMEEDIKDKETAKEKLALVISKHFSLLADDHNLAIVTQLELRQSNLELRQKINEILKGYLTILEGILTEGIQSGELKDGLDVRLARQMIFGTIDETVTTWVMNDQKYDIAALSDSVLELLVSGIHNK, encoded by the coding sequence TTGAAGCAAAAACGGCCAAAGTATATGCAGATTATTGATGCAGCAGTAGAAGTCATTGCGGAAAACGGCTACCACCAGTCACAGGTATCCAAAATCGCCAAACAAGCCGGAGTAGCGGACGGCACCATCTATCTCTATTTCAAAAACAAAGAAGACATTTTAATTTCTCTTTTTAAAGAAAAAATGGGCCAATTTATTGAGCGGATGGAAGAGGACATAAAAGACAAGGAGACAGCCAAAGAGAAATTAGCGCTTGTGATTTCAAAGCATTTTTCCCTTTTGGCGGATGACCATAATCTCGCGATCGTCACTCAGCTTGAGCTCCGCCAGTCCAACTTGGAGCTGCGCCAGAAGATCAATGAAATATTAAAGGGCTACTTAACTATTTTAGAGGGCATTTTGACGGAAGGCATACAATCAGGCGAATTAAAAGACGGCCTCGATGTCCGCCTCGCCCGGCAGATGATTTTTGGAACGATTGACGAAACCGTGACAACTTGGGTTATGAATGACCAAAAGTACGATATAGCTGCCTTATCAGACAGCGTTTTAGAATTGTTGGTGTCCGGAATTCACAATAAGTAA
- a CDS encoding AMP-binding protein, producing the protein MQSQKPWLAEYPDNIPHELPLPNQTLQSILTDSAARFPDKTAVSFYGKKLTFHDILTDALKLAAFLQSNGLQKGDRVAVMLPNCPQSVISYYGVLFAGGIVVQTNPLYTERELEYQLRDAEASVIITLDLLFPKAIKMKTLSIVDQILVTSIKDYLPFPKNILYPLTQKQKVQIDFDKKDHIHTFASSVKQEKMELLTIPKIEPEHDIAVLQYTGGTTGAPKGVMLTHRNILANTEMCAAWMYDVKEGAEKVLAIVPFFHVYGLTAVMNYSMKQGFEMILLPKFDPLETLKTIDKQKPTLFPGAPTIYIGLLHHPELQQYDLSSIKSCLSGSAALPVEVKQKFEKVTDGKLVEGYGLSEASPVTHANFIWGKNKPGSIGCPWPSTDAAIYSEETDGFAAPYEHGEIIVKGPQVMKGYWNKPEETAAVLRDGWLFTGDMGYMDEEGFFYIADRKKDIIIAGGYNIYPREVEEALYEHEAIREIVVAGVPDSYRGETVKAFVVLKKDAKADAEELDAFARSRLAPYKVPKAYEFRKELPKTAVGKILRRRLLEEDAENHHINNS; encoded by the coding sequence ATGCAGTCTCAAAAGCCGTGGCTTGCCGAGTATCCTGACAATATCCCGCATGAGCTTCCGTTGCCGAACCAAACCCTGCAATCCATCCTGACAGACTCCGCCGCACGATTCCCTGACAAAACCGCCGTATCTTTTTATGGAAAAAAACTCACCTTTCATGACATTCTGACGGATGCGCTTAAACTCGCAGCTTTTTTACAGTCCAATGGCCTGCAAAAAGGAGACAGAGTGGCTGTCATGCTGCCCAATTGCCCGCAATCAGTCATTTCTTATTATGGCGTCTTGTTTGCCGGCGGTATCGTGGTCCAGACGAACCCGCTCTATACCGAGCGCGAGCTTGAATACCAGCTGAGAGATGCTGAGGCAAGCGTGATCATCACCTTAGATTTGCTTTTTCCGAAGGCGATAAAAATGAAAACGTTATCAATAGTGGATCAGATTTTAGTAACCAGCATAAAAGACTATTTGCCTTTTCCGAAAAATATTCTTTATCCACTGACGCAAAAACAAAAAGTACAAATTGATTTTGACAAAAAAGATCACATTCACACGTTCGCCTCCAGCGTGAAACAGGAAAAAATGGAGCTCCTGACAATCCCAAAGATCGAGCCTGAGCATGATATTGCTGTTCTCCAGTATACCGGAGGAACAACGGGGGCTCCAAAAGGGGTCATGCTCACGCACCGGAATATCTTGGCCAATACCGAAATGTGCGCGGCTTGGATGTACGATGTAAAGGAAGGTGCTGAAAAAGTGCTTGCCATCGTACCGTTTTTTCACGTTTACGGACTGACGGCAGTGATGAATTATTCGATGAAGCAAGGCTTCGAAATGATTCTTCTTCCTAAGTTCGACCCGCTCGAAACGCTTAAAACCATCGACAAACAAAAACCGACGCTCTTTCCAGGCGCACCGACGATTTACATTGGCCTTTTGCATCACCCCGAATTACAGCAATATGATCTGTCATCCATTAAAAGCTGTCTTAGCGGATCAGCCGCACTCCCTGTTGAGGTAAAGCAGAAATTTGAAAAGGTGACTGACGGAAAGCTTGTGGAAGGCTATGGTTTGTCTGAGGCATCCCCTGTGACGCACGCCAATTTTATCTGGGGGAAGAACAAGCCCGGCAGTATCGGCTGTCCTTGGCCGAGTACGGACGCCGCGATCTATTCTGAAGAGACGGATGGGTTTGCCGCTCCGTATGAGCATGGAGAAATCATTGTTAAAGGGCCGCAAGTGATGAAAGGATATTGGAACAAACCGGAGGAAACCGCCGCTGTACTGAGAGATGGCTGGCTGTTCACCGGAGACATGGGCTATATGGATGAAGAGGGCTTTTTCTATATTGCCGACAGGAAGAAGGACATCATCATCGCCGGCGGCTATAATATTTACCCGCGTGAAGTAGAAGAAGCGCTTTATGAACATGAAGCCATCCGGGAAATTGTCGTTGCAGGTGTGCCGGATTCCTACAGGGGGGAAACAGTAAAAGCATTTGTCGTGTTGAAGAAAGACGCAAAAGCCGATGCAGAAGAACTGGACGCTTTTGCCAGATCCCGCCTCGCTCCCTACAAGGTGCCGAAAGCCTATGAATTCAGAAAAGAGCTGCCAAAAACGGCGGTAGGAAAAATTTTAAGAAGGCGTTTACTTGAAGAAGATGCCGAAAATCATCATATCAATAACTCATGA
- a CDS encoding DUF350 domain-containing protein encodes MSDFWENELVEIAAYYSVAVLCLVLFLTVFELVTAYKNWEEIQKGNLAVAMATGGKILGIANVFQHSISQHNSLLQMIGWGVYGFVMLLLSYFIFEFLTPRFKIDKEIENDNRAVGFISFVISVGLSFVVAAGI; translated from the coding sequence ATGAGTGATTTTTGGGAAAACGAGCTTGTGGAAATCGCGGCGTATTACAGTGTCGCGGTTCTCTGCCTCGTCCTCTTTTTGACTGTGTTTGAACTGGTGACGGCTTATAAAAACTGGGAAGAGATTCAAAAAGGAAATCTTGCGGTGGCAATGGCGACCGGCGGAAAAATTTTGGGGATCGCAAACGTATTTCAGCATTCCATCTCCCAGCACAATTCTCTGCTGCAAATGATCGGCTGGGGCGTGTACGGGTTTGTTATGCTTCTGCTCAGCTACTTTATTTTTGAGTTTTTGACTCCGCGGTTTAAAATTGATAAAGAAATTGAAAATGATAACCGGGCTGTCGGTTTTATTTCATTTGTCATTTCTGTCGGGCTTTCATTTGTGGTGGCAGCCGGAATATAA
- a CDS encoding endonuclease MutS2 encodes MQQKVLSSLEFHKVKEQVIEHAASSLGKEMLLQLKPSASIDEIKKQLDEVDEASAIIRLRGRAPFGGLVDIRGALRRAEIGSVLSPSEFTEISGLLYAVKQMKHFISQMAEDGVDIPLIHQHAEQLITLSDLERDINSCIDDHGEVLDHASETLRGIRTQLRTLESRIRDRLESMLRSSSASKMLSDTIVTIRNDRFVIPVKQEYRSSYGGIVHDTSSSGATLFIEPQAIVDMNNSLQQAKVKEKQEIERILRMLTEQTAEHTEELFQDLQVLQTLDFIFAKARYSKAVKATKPIMNDSGFVRLKKARHPLLPPDQVVANDIELGGDFSTIVITGPNTGGKTVTLKTLGLLTLMAQSGLHIPADEGSEAAVFEHVFADIGDEQSIEQSLSTFSSHMVNIVGILEQVNENSLVLFDELGAGTDPQEGAALAMSILDDVHRTNARVLATTHYPELKAYGYNREGVMNASVEFDIETLSPTYKLLIGVPGRSNAFEISKRLGLPAHIIGQAKSEMTAEHNEVDTMIASLEHSKKRAEEELSETESIRKEAEKLHKELQQQIIELNSKKDKMLEEAEQQAAEKVKAATEEAEDIIHELRSIKEEHKSFKDHELINAKKRLEGAVPTFEKSKKPEKPKPQKRDFKPGDEVKVLTFGQKGTLLEKTGGNEWNVQIGILKMKVKEKDLEFIKSAPEPKKEKIITAVKGKDYHVSLELDLRGERYENALSRVEKYLDDAVLAGYPRVSIIHGKGTGALRKGVQDLLKNHRSVKSSRFGEAGEGGSGVTVVELK; translated from the coding sequence GTGCAGCAAAAAGTATTATCATCACTTGAATTTCATAAAGTGAAAGAACAGGTTATTGAGCACGCCGCATCATCGCTCGGAAAAGAAATGCTTCTCCAGCTTAAGCCTTCTGCTTCTATAGACGAAATCAAAAAACAGCTGGATGAAGTAGATGAAGCTTCTGCCATTATCCGGCTGAGAGGCCGGGCGCCATTTGGCGGCCTTGTTGATATCAGAGGAGCGTTAAGACGGGCGGAAATCGGCAGCGTACTCAGTCCCTCAGAATTCACTGAAATCTCAGGCTTGCTTTACGCAGTTAAACAAATGAAACATTTTATCAGCCAAATGGCTGAAGATGGCGTCGACATCCCGCTGATTCATCAGCATGCTGAACAGCTTATTACGCTGTCGGATTTAGAGCGGGACATTAATTCCTGCATCGATGATCACGGAGAAGTGCTTGATCACGCGTCAGAAACATTAAGAGGAATACGGACACAGCTCAGAACACTCGAATCGAGAATCAGAGACCGATTAGAGTCAATGCTGCGCTCCTCTTCCGCTTCAAAAATGCTGTCCGATACGATCGTTACGATCCGGAATGACCGTTTTGTTATTCCGGTCAAACAAGAATACAGATCGAGCTACGGAGGAATCGTGCACGACACCTCTTCCTCAGGCGCGACGTTGTTCATTGAACCGCAGGCGATTGTAGATATGAACAACTCGCTTCAGCAGGCGAAAGTGAAAGAAAAGCAAGAAATTGAACGGATCTTACGCATGCTGACAGAGCAAACGGCGGAACACACAGAAGAACTCTTTCAAGATTTGCAAGTGCTGCAGACGCTTGATTTTATCTTTGCAAAAGCAAGATACTCAAAAGCGGTCAAAGCGACAAAACCGATCATGAACGACAGCGGCTTTGTCCGTTTGAAAAAAGCCCGCCACCCATTGCTTCCGCCTGACCAGGTTGTTGCCAATGACATCGAGCTTGGCGGTGATTTTTCAACCATTGTCATTACAGGGCCAAACACCGGGGGTAAGACAGTAACCCTCAAAACGTTAGGGCTATTAACCTTGATGGCGCAATCCGGTCTTCATATTCCGGCAGATGAGGGGTCAGAAGCCGCGGTATTTGAGCATGTGTTCGCTGATATCGGCGATGAACAATCGATTGAGCAAAGCTTAAGTACGTTCTCATCCCATATGGTGAACATTGTCGGCATTTTAGAGCAGGTCAATGAAAACAGCCTGGTGCTCTTCGATGAACTGGGCGCAGGGACAGACCCTCAAGAAGGGGCGGCCCTCGCCATGAGCATCCTGGATGACGTGCATCGCACCAATGCTAGAGTGTTAGCCACGACGCATTATCCGGAATTGAAGGCGTACGGCTATAACAGAGAAGGCGTCATGAACGCCAGCGTCGAATTTGACATCGAAACGCTATCACCGACTTATAAACTTTTAATTGGTGTGCCGGGACGAAGCAACGCCTTCGAAATTTCAAAACGCCTTGGACTTCCAGCTCATATTATCGGGCAGGCGAAGTCAGAAATGACAGCCGAGCATAACGAAGTCGATACGATGATTGCGTCGCTCGAACATAGCAAAAAACGCGCGGAAGAAGAGCTATCTGAGACAGAATCAATCAGAAAAGAAGCAGAAAAGCTGCACAAAGAGCTCCAGCAGCAAATCATCGAGCTCAACAGCAAAAAAGACAAAATGCTCGAGGAGGCTGAACAGCAAGCGGCTGAAAAAGTAAAAGCTGCAACGGAAGAAGCCGAAGACATTATTCATGAATTGCGCTCAATCAAAGAAGAACACAAATCCTTCAAGGATCACGAGCTGATCAACGCGAAGAAAAGGTTAGAAGGCGCAGTTCCTACTTTTGAAAAGTCCAAAAAACCAGAAAAACCGAAACCGCAAAAACGTGATTTCAAGCCTGGTGATGAGGTGAAAGTCCTCACCTTCGGACAAAAAGGAACACTGCTCGAAAAAACCGGCGGCAATGAATGGAATGTTCAAATCGGCATATTAAAAATGAAAGTAAAAGAAAAAGATTTGGAGTTTATCAAATCAGCTCCGGAACCAAAAAAAGAAAAAATCATTACGGCGGTCAAGGGGAAGGATTACCACGTATCGCTTGAACTTGATCTTCGGGGTGAACGCTATGAAAATGCCCTTAGCCGTGTTGAAAAATACTTGGATGATGCAGTGTTAGCCGGATATCCAAGAGTGTCAATTATCCACGGAAAAGGAACCGGCGCTTTGAGAAAAGGCGTGCAGGATCTTCTGAAAAACCACCGCAGCGTCAAAAGCTCCCGTTTCGGTGAAGCAGGTGAGGGAGGATCAGGCGTTACGGTTGTTGAACTAAAATAA